The genomic region TTTTTATCAATTACGCTACATACGTAGCATTCTTTAAATGTTCCCGCCTCCTCCATGGCCTTATTAGAGGCGTTTACCGCCTTTTCATAACGGGGCAAAAGGGCCTTAATTAGTGCGTCTTTTTTTAAATCTTCTCCCCAAATAATGAAAATCTCCTGGGCGGTTTGGATTTTTTCCTCGATAAGACGGGTGGGATCCGGCTTTTCTTGCCTTAAATGTCGCATGAATCACTTTTTACCATTAAAGTGCATGGCAAAAAAGAGGATTGTTGGAGGAATTTTTATGACATTAAAGAGCATGACAGGATTTGGTAGGGCTGAGGAAGTCTGGGACACGTGGTCTCTCAGGGTAGAAGCCAAAAGTGTGAACCATCGTTTTTTAGAGATAGTGGCAAGGCTTCCCCGGCGCTATCAAGGCCTTGAAGAACACCTGAGGCGTCTTGTGCGAGAAAAATTCTTGCGTGGCCGGGTGGAGATTTATGTTCAGTTGATAGGCTCACCCCCTCAGGCACAGAGCCTTACTTTTAATGAAACCCTTGCCAGAGAATACATTTCAAGCCTCAATTACTTAAAAGTTCTCCTTGGACTTAAAGGAGAAATTGAAACCAAAGACCTTTTGCGCATGAGGGATATCTTTTCTCCCATGGAACAGGAAGAAGACCTTGAAAAACTCTGGGAAGAACTCTCCCCTGTGGTGGAAAAAGCCCTTAACTCCCTTCTCAAGATGCGGATAAAGGAAGGATCCTTTTTGGAGGCAGTCTTGCGCGAACAATTGGCAAAATTAAAAAAACTCATAAAAGAAATCCAGTCCAAAAAGGAACAAGTCTTTCTGGCAGCCAAGGCCCGCCTTGAAGAAAGGTTAAAACTTCTCCTTTCTGAAACAGGCCTTGACCCTTTACGGCTTCATCAGGAAGTGGTTATTCTGGCCGACAAAACAGACTTTACCGAAGAACTAGACAGGCTTCTGAGCCATCTCGAACAATTCGAAAAAACTTTAAGCGAAGAAGGCCCCCATGGCCGCAAACTCGATTTTCTGATCCAGGAGATGTTTCGCGAAATAAATACCCTATCGAATAAGGCTGCTAACGCCGAAGTGTCCCATCTTGCCGTGGAGGTGAAATGCAGCCTTGAGAAAATGCGCGAACAGGTACAAAACTTGGAATAAAATCGTTATTTTTTTCACATATTGACAAACAAAAACGTTTTGGTATTCTCTTTGACGAAAATTAGGCTTATTTACGGAGGATTGGAAATGAGTTGCAAATGTCGTCTTCTAAACATTGGTTTTGGTAACTCTGTTGTTGCCGAACGTATTATAGCTATTGTAAATCCTAATTCTGCCCCTATGAAGCGCCTGCGCGAAGAGGCGAGAGAATCAAAGCGCCTTATTGATGCCACGCAGGGGCGGCGCACACGCTCCATCATTATCACTGACAGCAACCACGTTATCCTTTCTGCTATCCAGGCAGAAACTATTTCTCAACGTCTGTCTTCGGATCTCCTTAAGACCTGTGCCGAAAACGGTGAGGAAGACCACGAAGAAAAGAGCAAGAAAGATTAGAAATGAGACGCGGAGTAGTTTTGGT from Thermodesulfatator atlanticus DSM 21156 harbors:
- a CDS encoding DUF370 domain-containing protein, with the translated sequence MSCKCRLLNIGFGNSVVAERIIAIVNPNSAPMKRLREEARESKRLIDATQGRRTRSIIITDSNHVILSAIQAETISQRLSSDLLKTCAENGEEDHEEKSKKD
- a CDS encoding YicC/YloC family endoribonuclease, with translation MTLKSMTGFGRAEEVWDTWSLRVEAKSVNHRFLEIVARLPRRYQGLEEHLRRLVREKFLRGRVEIYVQLIGSPPQAQSLTFNETLAREYISSLNYLKVLLGLKGEIETKDLLRMRDIFSPMEQEEDLEKLWEELSPVVEKALNSLLKMRIKEGSFLEAVLREQLAKLKKLIKEIQSKKEQVFLAAKARLEERLKLLLSETGLDPLRLHQEVVILADKTDFTEELDRLLSHLEQFEKTLSEEGPHGRKLDFLIQEMFREINTLSNKAANAEVSHLAVEVKCSLEKMREQVQNLE